One genomic segment of Podarcis muralis chromosome 18, rPodMur119.hap1.1, whole genome shotgun sequence includes these proteins:
- the LOC114588472 gene encoding E3 ubiquitin-protein ligase RNF167-like: MIYARMHLISLSPPVHLVAGISVLLLCIPSNDALIRAVYNHNGISQDFDALPSHFGPSLHREGLLGHLVEAKPANACQPIDTPPPANSSSTAFIALIQRYDCPFTTKVLHAQQAGYHAAIVHNVDSQALVTMLGENEAVKESVSIPSLFISESASTQLRRIFHYDQTAYIILVPECHWLSCWDAEPNCQSHPQRSRQGLLKQTFPCLPMRCHLFNGLHYLLFGLTLVIWVVALYVLCCF; encoded by the coding sequence ATGATCTATGCAAGAATGCACCTAATATCTCTTTCACCTCCTGTTCATCTGGTCGCAGGGATCTCTGTCCTGCTCCTCTGCATCCCTTCCAATGATGCCTTAATCCGCGCAGTGTACAACCACAATGGCATCAGCCAAGATTTTGATGCCCTGCCTTCCCATTTTGGACCTTCTCTCCACCGCGAAGGTCTTCTGGGTCACCTTGTGGAAGCCAAGCCAGCCAACGCCTGCCAACCCATTGACACCCCACCGCCGGCCAACAGCTCCTCCACTGCCTTCATCGCTCTCATCCAGAGGTACGACTGCCCCTTCACCACTAAGGTCCTTCACGCCCAGCAAGCCGGGTACCATGCCGCCATCGTGCACAACGTTGACTCGCAGGCTCTGGTGACCATGTTGGGTGAGAACGAGGCCGTGAAGGAGTCGGTCAGCATCCCTTCCTTGTTCATCAGCGAGTCGGCTTCCACCCAGCTCAGAAGGATCTTCCATTATGACCAAACCGCTTACATCATCCTCGTCCCTGAATGCCATTGGCTGTCCTGCTGGGATGCTGAGCCCAACTGCCAATCACATCCTCAAAGGTCTAGGCAAGGCCTCCTGAAGCAGACATTCCCTTGCCTGCCGATGCGCTGCCACTTGTTCAACGGTCTCCATTACCTCCTGTTTGGCCTCACCCTGGTCATCTGGGTGGTGGCCTTGTATGTCCTCTGCTGCTTTTAA